In Falco biarmicus isolate bFalBia1 chromosome 5, bFalBia1.pri, whole genome shotgun sequence, a single genomic region encodes these proteins:
- the LOC130150249 gene encoding calmodulin, striated muscle, whose product MAERLSEEQIAEFKEAFSLFDRDGDGCITTKELGTVMRSLGQNPTEAELQDMVGEVDADGSGTIDFPEFLSLMARKMRDTDSEEEIREAFRVFDKDGNGYISAAELRHVMTNLGEKLTDEEVDEMIKEADCNNDGQVNYEEFVRMMTEK is encoded by the coding sequence ATGGCTGAGCGGCTGTCGGAGGAGCAGATCGCTGAATTCAAGgaagctttttccctttttgacCGGGATGGAGATGGTTGCATTACCACAAAGGAGTTGGGCACCGTCATGCGCTCGCTGGGGCAGAACCCCACCGAAGCAGAGTTGCAGGACATGGTGGGGGAGGTGGATGCTGATGGCAGCGGCACCATTGACTTCCCTGAATTCCTCTCGTTGATGGCAAGGAAGATGAGGGACACAGACAGCGAGGAGGAGATCCGTGAGGCTTTCCGCGTCTTTGACAAGGATGGCAATGGCTACATCAGTGCGGCGGAGCTGCGGCATGTCATGACCAACCTGGGTGAGAAGTTGACGGACGAGGAGGTGGACGAGATGATCAAGGAGGCTGACTGCAACAACGATGGGCAGGTCAACTACGAGGAGTTTGTGAGGATGATGACGGAGAAGTGA
- the NET1 gene encoding neuroepithelial cell-transforming gene 1 protein isoform X2: MVAHDELGGLLPIKRTIRVIDAQNQSFREQEEPSNKRVRPLARVTSLASLISPVRNGAVRRFGQTIQSFALRSDSKSPACAQKSCSRSAAPTPPKRRNSVLWSEMLDVNMKESLSTKEIKRQEAIYEMSRGEQDLIEDLKLARKAYHDPMLKLSIMSEEELTHIFGDLDSYIPLHEDLLASLGEATKPDGTVEQIGPILVKWLPRLHAYKGYCSNQLAAKALLDQKKQDRRVQDFLQRCLESPFSRKLDLWSFLDIPRSRLVKYPLLLKEILRHTPKDHPDTQILEEAISIIQGVLSDINLKKGESECQYYIDKLEYLDEKQKDPRIEGSKALLCHGELKNKNGHKLYVFLFQDILVLTRPVTRNERQAYQVYRQPIPVQELLLEDLQDGDVKMGGSFRGAFGNSDKAKNIFRVRFQDPSPGQSHTLQANDVFHKQQWVNCIRTAIAPFQRTAAAAELKELPELSEESEENNPSAPNIRAQKRQSGITEMELDDSTSECSSVLDSEEAKGVETHRTPSGHSKTREKQLSSKQKETLV, translated from the exons GAGCCAAGCAATAAGCGGGTTCGGCCTTTAGCACGGGTCACGTCCCTGGCGAGCTTGATCTCTCCTGTAAGAAATGGTGCAGTTCGGCGCTTTGGGCAGACAATACAG TCATTTGCCCTTCGCAGTGACAGCAAGtctcctgcctgtgcccagaAGTCATGTAGCAGATCTGCTGCTCCTACTCCTcctaaaagaagaaacagtgtACTTTGGTCTGAGATGTTAGATGTCAACATGAAAGAGTCCCTGAGCACCAAAGAAATTAAGCGCCAGGAG GCAATATACGAAATGTCCAGGGGAGAGCAAGACCTAATTGAAGACCTGAAGCTTGCCAGAAAG GCCTATCATGATCCCATGCTGAAACTTTCTATCATGTCTGAGGAGGAACTCACTCACATATTTGGGGACTTGGATTCTTATATTCCTTTGCATGAAG ACTTGTTGGCAAGTTTAGGAGaagcaacaaaaccagatgGAACAGTGGAGCAGATTGGACCCATTCTTGTGAAGTGG TTACCACGACTCCATGCCTACAAAGGTTACTGTAGCAATCAGCTGGCAGCCAAAGCACTTTTAGATCAAAAGAAGCAGGACCGGAGAGTGCAGGACTTCCTTCAGCGCTGCCTTGAGTCTCCTTTCAGCCGCAAGCTAGACCTTTGGAGCTTCCTGGACATTCCTCGAAGTCGGCTGGTCAAATACCCGCTGCTCCTGAAAGAGATCCTGAGGCACACTCCCAAAGACCATCCCGATACCCAGATTCTGGAAGAAGCC ATATCTATAATACAAGGAGTCCTCTCTGACATCAACCTGAAGAAGGGGGAGTCAGAGTGCCAGTATTACATTGACAAGCTGGAGTACCTGGATGAGAAGCAGAAGGACCCAAGGATTGAAGGCAGCAAAGCTTTACTGTGCCATGGGGAGCTGAAGAATAAAAACGGACAT aaactCTACGTCTTCCTCTTCCAAGACATCCTGGTTTTGACCCGGCCAGTCACTCGCAATGAGCGTCAGGCCTACCAAGTGTACAGGCAGCCGATCCCCGTCCAGGAGCTGCTCCTTGAAGACCTGCAGGATGGCGATGTGAAAATGGGAGGATCCTTCCGAGGAGCTTTTGGCAACTCCGATAAAG ctaaaaatatcttcagagTTCGTTTCCAAGATCCCTCCCCAGGCCAGTCCCACACACTGCAGGCCAATGATGTCTTCCATAAGCAGCAATGGGTTAATTGCATCCGAACCGCCATTGCTCCCTTCCAGCGGAccgctgctgcagcagagctgaaggagCTGCCAGAGCTGAGTGAAGAGTCGGAGGAGAATAATCCCTCTGCACCTAACATCAGAGCCCAGAAGAGGCAGTCTGGCATAACTGAGATGGAGCTAGACGACAGCACATCCGAGTGTAGCTCAGTTCTGGACTCAGAGGAAGCCAAGGGTGTGGAAACACACAGAACGCCGTCTGGGCACAGCAAAACGAGGGAGAAGCAGCTaagcagcaagcagaaagaaacactAGTGTAA
- the NET1 gene encoding neuroepithelial cell-transforming gene 1 protein isoform X3, translating into MVQFGALGRQYSDSKSPACAQKSCSRSAAPTPPKRRNSVLWSEMLDVNMKESLSTKEIKRQEAIYEMSRGEQDLIEDLKLARKAYHDPMLKLSIMSEEELTHIFGDLDSYIPLHEDLLASLGEATKPDGTVEQIGPILVKWLPRLHAYKGYCSNQLAAKALLDQKKQDRRVQDFLQRCLESPFSRKLDLWSFLDIPRSRLVKYPLLLKEILRHTPKDHPDTQILEEAISIIQGVLSDINLKKGESECQYYIDKLEYLDEKQKDPRIEGSKALLCHGELKNKNGHKLYVFLFQDILVLTRPVTRNERQAYQVYRQPIPVQELLLEDLQDGDVKMGGSFRGAFGNSDKAKNIFRVRFQDPSPGQSHTLQANDVFHKQQWVNCIRTAIAPFQRTAAAAELKELPELSEESEENNPSAPNIRAQKRQSGITEMELDDSTSECSSVLDSEEAKGVETHRTPSGHSKTREKQLSSKQKETLV; encoded by the exons ATGGTGCAGTTCGGCGCTTTGGGCAGACAATACAG TGACAGCAAGtctcctgcctgtgcccagaAGTCATGTAGCAGATCTGCTGCTCCTACTCCTcctaaaagaagaaacagtgtACTTTGGTCTGAGATGTTAGATGTCAACATGAAAGAGTCCCTGAGCACCAAAGAAATTAAGCGCCAGGAG GCAATATACGAAATGTCCAGGGGAGAGCAAGACCTAATTGAAGACCTGAAGCTTGCCAGAAAG GCCTATCATGATCCCATGCTGAAACTTTCTATCATGTCTGAGGAGGAACTCACTCACATATTTGGGGACTTGGATTCTTATATTCCTTTGCATGAAG ACTTGTTGGCAAGTTTAGGAGaagcaacaaaaccagatgGAACAGTGGAGCAGATTGGACCCATTCTTGTGAAGTGG TTACCACGACTCCATGCCTACAAAGGTTACTGTAGCAATCAGCTGGCAGCCAAAGCACTTTTAGATCAAAAGAAGCAGGACCGGAGAGTGCAGGACTTCCTTCAGCGCTGCCTTGAGTCTCCTTTCAGCCGCAAGCTAGACCTTTGGAGCTTCCTGGACATTCCTCGAAGTCGGCTGGTCAAATACCCGCTGCTCCTGAAAGAGATCCTGAGGCACACTCCCAAAGACCATCCCGATACCCAGATTCTGGAAGAAGCC ATATCTATAATACAAGGAGTCCTCTCTGACATCAACCTGAAGAAGGGGGAGTCAGAGTGCCAGTATTACATTGACAAGCTGGAGTACCTGGATGAGAAGCAGAAGGACCCAAGGATTGAAGGCAGCAAAGCTTTACTGTGCCATGGGGAGCTGAAGAATAAAAACGGACAT aaactCTACGTCTTCCTCTTCCAAGACATCCTGGTTTTGACCCGGCCAGTCACTCGCAATGAGCGTCAGGCCTACCAAGTGTACAGGCAGCCGATCCCCGTCCAGGAGCTGCTCCTTGAAGACCTGCAGGATGGCGATGTGAAAATGGGAGGATCCTTCCGAGGAGCTTTTGGCAACTCCGATAAAG ctaaaaatatcttcagagTTCGTTTCCAAGATCCCTCCCCAGGCCAGTCCCACACACTGCAGGCCAATGATGTCTTCCATAAGCAGCAATGGGTTAATTGCATCCGAACCGCCATTGCTCCCTTCCAGCGGAccgctgctgcagcagagctgaaggagCTGCCAGAGCTGAGTGAAGAGTCGGAGGAGAATAATCCCTCTGCACCTAACATCAGAGCCCAGAAGAGGCAGTCTGGCATAACTGAGATGGAGCTAGACGACAGCACATCCGAGTGTAGCTCAGTTCTGGACTCAGAGGAAGCCAAGGGTGTGGAAACACACAGAACGCCGTCTGGGCACAGCAAAACGAGGGAGAAGCAGCTaagcagcaagcagaaagaaacactAGTGTAA